A DNA window from Patescibacteria group bacterium contains the following coding sequences:
- the rpsL gene encoding 30S ribosomal protein S12, producing QVKTVTPKKPNSALRKVARVRLTNSMEVTAYIPGMGHNLQEHSVVVIRGGRVKDLPGVRYHIVRGVLDTAGVDKRMKGRSLYGAKKPKK from the coding sequence GCAGGTAAAAACTGTTACACCTAAGAAGCCTAATTCCGCCCTCCGAAAGGTTGCGCGTGTGAGGCTTACCAACAGTATGGAAGTTACAGCTTATATCCCTGGTATGGGACACAATTTGCAAGAACACTCAGTGGTTGTTATCCGAGGAGGAAGAGTTAAGGACCTTCCGGGTGTTAGATATCACATCGTCCGAGGTGTCCTTGATACTGCCGGCGTGGATAAGAGAATGAAGGGCCGAAGTCTCTATGGCGCAAAAAAGCCTAAAAAATAA
- the rpsG gene encoding 30S ribosomal protein S7: MRRRVKNRIKPRPDIQYSSEEVGRFINYIMLHGKKSVAEKIVYSAFDEIKEKAKAEDPVAIFDEAMKNVGPTIEVRSRRVGGANYQVPVEVRPERRAALAMRWIIEAAKSKKGSPIHLRLANELLLASKNEGEAVKKRENVHKMAEANRAFAHFAW; this comes from the coding sequence ATGCGAAGAAGAGTAAAAAATAGAATAAAGCCTAGGCCAGATATTCAGTATTCATCTGAAGAAGTGGGCAGATTTATAAATTATATAATGCTTCACGGCAAGAAGTCCGTGGCAGAAAAGATAGTTTATTCCGCTTTTGATGAGATTAAAGAAAAGGCTAAGGCCGAAGATCCTGTTGCTATATTTGATGAGGCTATGAAAAATGTCGGACCGACAATAGAGGTCCGTTCTCGTCGTGTGGGAGGAGCGAATTATCAAGTGCCTGTAGAAGTAAGACCGGAGAGAAGAGCGGCTCTTGCTATGCGCTGGATAATTGAGGCCGCTAAATCAAAGAAGGGTTCACCAATACATTTACGTCTTGCAAATGAGTTACTTCTTGCAAGTAAGAATGAAGGAGAAGCTGTGAAAAAGAGAGAGAATGTCCACAAAATGGCAGAAGCAAACCGCGCTTTCGCTCATTTTGCATGGTAA